The region TATGTCACCGCCGCTGTGGCCGCCCTCTTGGCGGCCCTGTTGTCGTTCCTCTCCTTCCTGTTCGTCCGCCGGGCGTTGCAGCCCCTGGGGCGCATGGTGTCCCTGATGCACGACATCGCCCAGGGCGAGGGGGACCTGACGGTCAGGCTGAACATCAGGGCCAACGACGAGATCGGCGAGGCGGCAGGCTATTTCGACCGGTTCGTGGACAAGCTGCAGACGGTCATCCGCAAGGTGGCCGACAGCACCCACGATGTGGCTGCCGCATCCGCGGACCTGCACGATACCGCCACCCAGATCGCCACCGGCACCGAAGAACTGGCCTGTCAGGCTGCTACCGTATCGACCTCGGGCGAGGAGATGGCGGCCACCTCTCACAGCATTGCCGACAACTGCAACGCCGCCGCCGGCAACTCCCACCATGCCGGCACCCTCGCCGCCAGCGGCTCCGAGATCGTCATGCAGACGGTCGAGGGGATGCACCGCATCTCCGCCAGGGTTCAGGATACGGCCCGTCAGGTGGAAGGGCTCGGCGCGCGTTCCGATGAGATCGGCGCCATTGTGGGCACCATCGAGGACATTGCCGACCAGACCAACCTGCTGGCGCTCAACGCCGCCATCGAGGCCGCCCGTGCCGGGGAGCAGGGCAGAGGGTTCGCCGTTGTCGCCGACGAGGTCAGGGCTCTGGCCGAACGGACCACCCGCGCCACCCAGGAGATCGCCGGGATGATCCGGGCGATTCAGGGGGAAACCCAGAAAGCGGTGGCTTCCATGGAGGCGGGCGTGCAGGAGGTGGAGGCGGGGACCGCCGAAGCCGCGCGTTCGGGGAGCGCCTTGCAGGAAATCCTCGACCAGGTCAACGAGGTGACGAGCCAGATCAATCAGATCGCCACCGCGGCCGAGCAGCAGAGCGCCACCAGCAGCGAAATCAGCAACAACATGCACCAGATCACCGAGGTGATCACCACCACGGCCCAATCGACCCACGACACCACCCGGGCCGCCGACAAGCTGGCACACCTGGCTGACGAACTGAGCAAGCTGGTTGGGCAATTCAAGCTGTCCTGACCGCCCCTGCCCGCGTTATCCCAAAAAGAGGCTGTACGGCACCGGGCCGCACAGCCTCTTTTTTTGCCGAAGGAGCTGGCAGCAGGATCATTCGGTGATGTAGATGTTGTCGCTATCCTCGTTGATCCACTTCAACTGTTCCTTGAGCTGTTGCAACTCCCTATCGGTGTACACCGCGTTCCCCTTGTCAATCTCCCTGTTCAGCCTGTCGATCCTCTGCTGGACCGTATCCACCTGGCCGGTGGGGCAGTTCATGGCCACCAGCAGGCATTCGTCCTTCTGCCCCTGCTGCATCGCTTTCATATCCGGGTTCATGGTCGTGCCCGTATAATCGTCAGCCATCAGCGGCACGGCCGAGAAGGCCATGGCTGCCGCCAGCACTGAAAGTATTCCGCGTGTCCTTGTCATGACATACCTCCCTCGCGTTGTGTCTGTTCCGTATGTTTTCATGGTAGCCAATTCGGAGGCCGATGTAAACGATAATGATAATCCGTATCGATAGCGGGGCGAAACAGGCAGAAGGGGTGCTCCGGGGCGATAGCAAGGTGCCGCCAGGCGTAAAAAAACGGCGGTTTCCGGGGCGAAGGCGCAGGATAAGCATTGACTGCGGATGACTTCTGCGGGAATATGAACCGGCCAGGGACGTGTGCTGGCCGGTCGCGACGCTTGGCCGCCGGCCCGCTTCCCCATGGCCTCCTTGCCGGGCACCCCCTACTTCGGGATGAACACCGATGGCGATTAATCTGTTCATACCTGCGCAGCTTTTTCTGGCCGGCGTCTGCGCCTCTACGGCGATCCAGCATTGCACCCTGGCGCAGCACCGGCGGCAGCGCCGCGTCCATTACCTGTTCGCCGCCCTATCCCTTTTGATGGCGCTGTTCGCCCTGTCCAGCGTCCAGACCTACCGGATCGCGGCCGTATCGCCCAACTTCCAGGCGCTCCGCCTGAATCTGGCCATCTTCAACCTGTACATCGCCCTGTGGCCCTGGTTCATCGCCGAGTATACCGGGGTGCGTCCCCGGTGGGCACTGGCCGGCATCACCGGGATGTTCGCCCTGCTGTTCCTGGCCAATCTCACCCAGCCGTACACCCACACCTTTTCGGAATTCAGCGGGGTGGAGCGGGTGCCGCTTCCCTGGGGAGAGAGCATCTATCGCCCCCAGGGTACCAGGGGCGTGTGGAAACCGGTGATCGTGGCAGCCATTCTCTCCACGTACGCCTACAGCTTCTATGCCCTGGCGGTCCGCTTTCGCCGGGACCACCGGCGCACCGCCCTGTTCATGATGGCTGCCGTCGGACTGTCCCTGGCCGGTTCCGCGGTGGGCTTCCTGTTCCGGTTGGGGATCGGCAGCGTCCCGCCCCTGGGGCCGTTGGCGTACCTGGGCATGATCGTCGTCATGGGGCTGACCCTGAACTACGAGATCCAGGAGAACCGCCGGCATATGGAGGCGGTCCTGGACCACGTGCCGGCGCAAATCTTCATGAAGGATACCCAGGGGCGTTACCTGATGGTCAACCGCCATTTCGAGGAGATGTTTCATGTCTCCGACGCCACGGTGTACGGCGCGACCGATTACGGTCTTTTCCCCCCGGAAGAGGCCGACGTCATGCGTGCCGCCGACCGGCAGGCACTCGCCACCGGCCGTCCCCTGGAATACGAGGTGGACGGTACCCGGGACGGGCAGACCCGCACCTTCTCCGCCACCATGGTCCCGCTCCATTATTCCGACGGCTCTCCCTTCGCCGTCTGCGGCATCGCCACGGACATCACCGGGCGCAAGCGGCAGGAGCAGGATCTGAAACAGGCCAAGGAGCAGGCGGAATCGGCCAGCCGGGCCAAGAGCGAGTTTCTGGCTAACATGAGCCATGAGATGCGGACCCCCATGAACGGCATCATGGGGGTGGCCAGCCTCATGAAGCTGACGGATCTGAGCGACGAACAGAAGGAGTACCTGGAATGCATCCAGCTCTCCTCGGAAAACCTCCTGACGCTCATCAACGACATCCTGGACCTTTCCAAGATCGAGGCCGGGAAGGTCGTGCTGGAACTGGCCCCCTTCAGCCTGCGGGGATGCATCGGCGACGCCGTCCGGGTCCACCTTGCCACCATCCGCACCAAGGGGCTGACCCTGAAAACCCATATCCCGGCCCGGGTGCCCGACGCCCTGACCGGGGACCAACTGCGGCTGAAACAGGTGCTGATCAACCTGATCGGCAATGCCGCCAAGTTCACGGAAGCGGGGGAGATCACGGTTTCGGCCGCGCTTCTGGAAACCTCTGGCGATAGGGCGCTCATCCGGCTCGACGTCGCGGATACCGGCATCGGCATCCCGTCAGACGCCCTTGAAACCATCTTCGCCCCCTTCAGCCAGGCGGATTCGTCCACCACCCGCCGTTACGGCGGCACCGGGCTCGGGCTCTCCATCAGCAGGCGCTTCGTGGAGCTCATGGGGGGGAACATCCGGGTGGACAGCCGGGTAGAGGAGGGGAGCCTCTTCCGGGTGACGATCCCCTTCGCGCTCGACGATCCCCGCCCGGAGCGGCATGGTCGCCGCCGCGACGGCACGCCCCCGTCATCGACCTGACGGCCCGGGCGTTCCGGAGGGATCGGATGGCTTCCTGGAACAGGGTGCGACGACCACATGCCGAAGCCGCCGGAGGCCGGGACGCTGAACGAAAAGCTGCCGCGGCTGGCCCTGGCATCCGGGTGGCGGCGTTTGCGTACTCCCCGTTTTTCTGTGGTATAGTAGTTCCGTCTAACCATTTTTCGGGCATTTTGCCACCAGGGGGACACCATGAAGAAGATTGCGCTCGTGCTGCAGGTTTTCTGTCTTGTCACCGTCGCCTCGCTCGCCCATGCAGACCAGCCCCTTGCCAAGCCGGGTGTTCTGAACGAAGAAGCGGTCATGACCTCCCAGCGTCTCTCCGGCTACGACACCATCGTCATCAGGGACTTCTCCACGGCCGGCACCGTATATGACCGGATCGACGACGAGGAAAAGCCGAAGGTGGATGCCATGAAGCCGCTCATCGTGAAGTCCCTGACCCTGAGCATCGAGGCGGAGATGGCGAAACGCAAGCTGTTCAAGCGTGTTCTCGTCAACAGCGAACCGCAGGGGAGTGCGGTGATCCTGGAGGGGGCTTTCACGGAATTCAACGGCGGCAGCCGCGCTCTCAGATTCTGGGTCGGATTCGGCGCGGGCAAAACCTACCTGAAGGTGAAAGGACGCCTGCTCGATGCCGCAAGCGGCAAGGAACTGGCGACCTTCGAGGACCAGGAGACCGGTTACCGGGGAGTGGCAAGCATGGAAAGCTTCGAGGACCTCTTCCCCCACCAGGCCCAGAGTCTTGGCCAGAACATCGGGGAGTTCCTTGAAAAGCTCTATTGAACCTGCTACCGCCGGAGATCGCTCAGCCGGCGGCATGGGGAGTACTATGAACAGGGGGCACAGTTCATTTTGACCGAAAAACCTAAGCCGGGACAGGCGAGGCCGCTCACCGCCGCTCCCCTGGAAACCGCTCTCAACCTGTATTCTTCCGGGCGATTCGAAGAAGCCTTGGCGATGGCCGTGGGTACGCTGGGCACCGAACCCCGGAACGGCATGGCCCTGAACATAGCCGCCGCCTGCTCCCGATGCCTGGGCAGGGGGGCAGACGCCGAAGCCTACTGGACGAAGGTGGTGCAGCTCAACCCCAGCTCGGCCGAGGCGTACAATAACCTGGGGGTCCTGTACCAGGAGCAGCAACGCTTTGCCGAGGCTGAAGCCTGCCACCAGCGCGCCATCGTCATCCGCCCGGATTACGTGGAAGCGTACAGCAACCTGGGCAGCCTGTTCCAGGCGGTGGAACGCCTCGACGATGCCGAGGCCCGTTACCGGCAGGCGCTGGCCATCTCACCCGACTGTGCCGAGGTTCACAACAACCTGGCCAACCTGCTCCAGCGAATGGAGCGCTTCAGGGAGGCCGAGACCTGCTATCGGCACGCCCTGTCCGTTCGCCCGGCGTACGGGGAGGCGCATTACAACTACGGCAACCTGCTCAAGCGGGTGCAGCGCCCGGACGAGGCCGAAGCCAGCTACCGGCGGGCCCTGGCCATCCATCCGAACCACGCCGAGGCGCACTACAATCTGGGCGTCCTGCTCAGGGAGCAGGGGCGTTCCGGCGAGGCCGAGGCCTGCTGCCGGCAGGCGCTGGCCCTGCGCCCCAACTACGCCGAGGCGTACAACACCCTGGGTGGGGTGTTCAGGGAACAGAAGCGCCCCGGTGATGCCGAAGCCAGCTACCGGCGCGCCCTTGCCCTCCTGCCGGACTATCGGGATGCCCACTGCAATCTGGGGGAGCTGCTCCAGGAGCAAAAACGCTTTAGGGAGGCCGAGGCTGCCTATCGCCAGGCGTTGGCCCTGCGCCCCGGGGATGCGGAGACCTTACTCAATCTGGGGGTCGTGCTCCACGAACAGCAGCGTCGGGACGAAGCCGAGGCCTGTTATCGCCAGGCGCTGGCCTCACGCCCCGATTACGGCGAGGCCTGGTACAACCTGGCCGTTCTTCTCCAGGGGCAGAAACGCCTGGCCGAGGCCGAGGCGGCCTACCGGCAGGTCCTTGCCGTTCGCCCCGACTGGGTGGCCGCCCACTACAATCTGGGGGTCCTGCTCCGGGAACAGGGCCGCTTCACGGAGGCTGAAGCCTGTTACCGGCAGGCGCTCGCCCTCTGCCCCGACTCCGGGGATGCCCTCTACAACCTGGCGGGACTGCTCAAGGAGCTGGGGCGTTCCGACGAGTCCGAGGAGTATTACCGGCGTTTTTTGGCTCTGCATCCCGATCACGGCGAGGCGCACAATAATCTGGCCATTCTCCTCCAGGGGCTGAAACGCTACGGCGAGGCCGAGGCCTGTTACCGCCGGGCGCTGGCCCTTCATCCCGGCCGGGTGGAAACGTACCTGAATCTGGGGAACCTGTTCAAGGAACAGCAACGCCCGGGTGAGGCCGAGACCTGCTACCGTCAGGCGCTCGCCCTCCAGCCCGAACGTGCGGAGACGTACTACAACCTGGGGGTGCTGCTCTATGAGCAGGATCGCTACGACGAGGCAGAGGCCCGTTACCGGCAGGCCCTGGCCCTGTGCCCGGACCACGCGGAAGCGCTGTACAACCTGGGGGCCCTGGTGCGGGACCTGCGGCGGTTCGACGAGGCCGAGGCCTGCTACCGGCGCGCCGCTGCCCTGCGTCCCGACTATGCGGAGGCGCGCTGGAACCTGGGGCTTCTCCTTCTTTTCCTGGGGCGGTTCGCCGAGGGGTGGCGGCTCTACGAGATGCGCTACGATACAAGCTGGGAGCACGCGCCGTGCCGAGCGCCGCAGGTCGCCTGTCCTCCCTGGAGGGGGCAGGACCTGCGCGGCACGTCGCTCCTCATCTGGCCGGAGCAGGGGTTCGGCGACGAGATCCAGTTTGTCCGCTATGTCCCGCTTTTGAAGGCGCGCGGCGCCGCCCGGATCACCCTGGTGTGCAAGGGGGCGCTGAAATCGCTCTTCCTCCATGCCGCCACCGGGGCCGACCAGATCCTCTCCCTGGATGAGGCGGGGGAGGCGGGACCTCACGATTACTGGACCAGCCTGCTCAGTCTCCCGCACCATCTGGGGACGGCGCTGGAGACCATTCCTGCCGGACTTCCCTACCTTGGGGCGGGGAGCGACGGACTCCGCCAGTGGAAGGGACGGCTCCCCGCGGCGGGACGAAAGGTCGGGCTGGTATGGAAGGGGGCGGCCGGCCACAAAAACGACGCCCACCGTTCGCTCCCGGGGCTCGCCGCCCTCGCCCCCCTCTGGTCGGTCGCCGGGGTTGCCTTTGTCAGCCTGCAAAAGGGCATGGGAGAGGAAGAAGGGCTCGCCCCGCCCCCCGGCCAGCCGCTCGTGCACCTCGGGTCGGAGGTCGGGGATTTCGCCGATACGGCGGCCATTGTGGCGCAGCTCGATCTGGTGATCTGCGTGGATACGGCCGTGGCCCATGTGGCCGGGGCGCTCGGCAAGCCGTGCTGGGTGCTGCTCCCCTTCATCGGTACGGACTGGCGCTGGCTGGACAATCGCGAGGACTCCCCCTGGTATCCGGGAGTTATGCGCCTGTTCCGTCAGACGGCCATGGGTGATTGGGATGGGGTGGTGCGACGGGTGAGCGGTGCGTTGGCGCGGTTTGCCGCCGGGGCGGCGTGATTTCCGCCAGACAGGCAACGAAAAAGCCCGGCAGCTGTAACGGCTGACCGGGCTTTTTAATTGGGGCGCAGGGACTTGAACCCCGGACAACACGGATATGAGCCGTGTGCTCTAACCAACTGGCGAAAGAATGAACTACGCCGCCGGAATTAAAGAGCTTTATGTTGTTGTTCCGCCACTCACTATGACCGCCTCATTCTTGTGTACAACCTGATTTTGATGGCCGTGTGTGTCAATTTGTGTGTCAATTTTTAACAGGGAAATGGTGGGAAGTCCATCTTTTTGGATCAATCGGGGCAAATGTCTGTGTGGCATCATGTGAAAGGTTTGAGCAACACATTTATGTGTCAAAATGATGCAAACCAGAGCAAAAATACAGGGTTTTTGTGGCATTTATTCATTAATATCAGGTGGATATGGTTCAGGTTGTTTAATGTTAAAAAATTTAACATACTGTTTTTACATTGAAATTTCGGACGATGTCGGATAGAAAGGACACATTTCTAATAGGTCCGTGTTTTCATCATTGTGTAGTGTAAGGGAAGCGGAAGCCGGTATGCATTCTGACGTACCAGTCCTCCCGCTATATGGAGGTATGGTGAGTGTTCTAAATTTACTTAGAGAAGCCAGTTTTGGTCAGAGAGTGGCGGAAGAAGAAGGAGACAGCCTAGTCTCCTATTTCGTTGAAACTGATCACTGGCATCGCCTTTATTCTGACAAAGTGGATGTAATCTATGGTCAAAAAGGGACTGGTAAAAGTGCCTTATACTCTTTGCTTGTAACAAGGAGAGACGAACTCTTTGATAGAGGGGTGTTGCTTGCTCCCGGCGAAAATCCACGAGGAGCACCTGCTTTTAGGGCTCTCGTTACTGATCCCCCTGCATCAGAAAGAGAGTTTACAGCCCTCTGGAAACTTTACATTGTTTGCCTAGTTTCTGAGTCATTGAGTGATTATGGTATACCTGGGGATGCAGCTACTGAGTTGCGATTACACTTAGAACAGAGTGGGTTACGTGAGAAGCACAGGAATCTCCAAAGTGTTCTTCTCTCGGCTTTTGAATATGTGAAGAGGCTCCTTCGCCCATCTGCATTTGAGACAGAAACTCTCAAGGGGGTCGCATCTACATTTTTCACTTTATGTAGGAAACTCTCAAGGGGGTCGCATCTACATTTTTCACTTTATGTAGAGTGTAGACCCAACCCTTCTGGAATTTATATTCGAGGGAGAGTGAACAACACGTTCTGATTGTTCACTTTGACCCCAGAATATAAATGCAGCTAACCATCGGGTAGTGCGGTGAACCCGCACACCCTCAATCCGTTGGACAAGCGATTCAAAAATAAAACACCACTGGAGGAAGCTATGTTTTCAAGATTGTGCCAGATTATTTTTCTAGCGCTGATTTCTACAATCATTTCGTCTTGTGGTAGCGGAGGTAAAACCAATACTGCCGTCAACGAGACCCCCGTTAAGGTATCTGCATCCCAAATTGTTTTTAAGAGCGCTAATGGTGTACAACTCGCAAGTCTCTCAGGAGGGGTGGTTGACCCTTCTATAAAGGTTCTGGCTGAAAACGTTACTATCGATAATACATCTAATGCACTAAAATCAGATAACCTCCAAGATGCCCTTGACAAAGAAATAG is a window of Geobacter sp. FeAm09 DNA encoding:
- a CDS encoding ATP-binding protein, giving the protein MAINLFIPAQLFLAGVCASTAIQHCTLAQHRRQRRVHYLFAALSLLMALFALSSVQTYRIAAVSPNFQALRLNLAIFNLYIALWPWFIAEYTGVRPRWALAGITGMFALLFLANLTQPYTHTFSEFSGVERVPLPWGESIYRPQGTRGVWKPVIVAAILSTYAYSFYALAVRFRRDHRRTALFMMAAVGLSLAGSAVGFLFRLGIGSVPPLGPLAYLGMIVVMGLTLNYEIQENRRHMEAVLDHVPAQIFMKDTQGRYLMVNRHFEEMFHVSDATVYGATDYGLFPPEEADVMRAADRQALATGRPLEYEVDGTRDGQTRTFSATMVPLHYSDGSPFAVCGIATDITGRKRQEQDLKQAKEQAESASRAKSEFLANMSHEMRTPMNGIMGVASLMKLTDLSDEQKEYLECIQLSSENLLTLINDILDLSKIEAGKVVLELAPFSLRGCIGDAVRVHLATIRTKGLTLKTHIPARVPDALTGDQLRLKQVLINLIGNAAKFTEAGEITVSAALLETSGDRALIRLDVADTGIGIPSDALETIFAPFSQADSSTTRRYGGTGLGLSISRRFVELMGGNIRVDSRVEEGSLFRVTIPFALDDPRPERHGRRRDGTPPSST
- a CDS encoding methyl-accepting chemotaxis protein, producing MKLSHKFFIANVIVVLLAVAATSSLSLYEMRREFIRKAAVDLDARMSTFHRLLNAKGGEVRVVDGKLKQGDYVINDNFELPDSIKELFGGAATIFMGDVRVSTNVMKPDGSRAVGTKLQGAAYDAVIRDGKPYRGAAPILGVPYFTAYDPLKNAAGEVVGVLYVGEKQSEYLAVYDRLKYVTAAVAALLAALLSFLSFLFVRRALQPLGRMVSLMHDIAQGEGDLTVRLNIRANDEIGEAAGYFDRFVDKLQTVIRKVADSTHDVAAASADLHDTATQIATGTEELACQAATVSTSGEEMAATSHSIADNCNAAAGNSHHAGTLAASGSEIVMQTVEGMHRISARVQDTARQVEGLGARSDEIGAIVGTIEDIADQTNLLALNAAIEAARAGEQGRGFAVVADEVRALAERTTRATQEIAGMIRAIQGETQKAVASMEAGVQEVEAGTAEAARSGSALQEILDQVNEVTSQINQIATAAEQQSATSSEISNNMHQITEVITTTAQSTHDTTRAADKLAHLADELSKLVGQFKLS
- a CDS encoding tetratricopeptide repeat protein — its product is MTEKPKPGQARPLTAAPLETALNLYSSGRFEEALAMAVGTLGTEPRNGMALNIAAACSRCLGRGADAEAYWTKVVQLNPSSAEAYNNLGVLYQEQQRFAEAEACHQRAIVIRPDYVEAYSNLGSLFQAVERLDDAEARYRQALAISPDCAEVHNNLANLLQRMERFREAETCYRHALSVRPAYGEAHYNYGNLLKRVQRPDEAEASYRRALAIHPNHAEAHYNLGVLLREQGRSGEAEACCRQALALRPNYAEAYNTLGGVFREQKRPGDAEASYRRALALLPDYRDAHCNLGELLQEQKRFREAEAAYRQALALRPGDAETLLNLGVVLHEQQRRDEAEACYRQALASRPDYGEAWYNLAVLLQGQKRLAEAEAAYRQVLAVRPDWVAAHYNLGVLLREQGRFTEAEACYRQALALCPDSGDALYNLAGLLKELGRSDESEEYYRRFLALHPDHGEAHNNLAILLQGLKRYGEAEACYRRALALHPGRVETYLNLGNLFKEQQRPGEAETCYRQALALQPERAETYYNLGVLLYEQDRYDEAEARYRQALALCPDHAEALYNLGALVRDLRRFDEAEACYRRAAALRPDYAEARWNLGLLLLFLGRFAEGWRLYEMRYDTSWEHAPCRAPQVACPPWRGQDLRGTSLLIWPEQGFGDEIQFVRYVPLLKARGAARITLVCKGALKSLFLHAATGADQILSLDEAGEAGPHDYWTSLLSLPHHLGTALETIPAGLPYLGAGSDGLRQWKGRLPAAGRKVGLVWKGAAGHKNDAHRSLPGLAALAPLWSVAGVAFVSLQKGMGEEEGLAPPPGQPLVHLGSEVGDFADTAAIVAQLDLVICVDTAVAHVAGALGKPCWVLLPFIGTDWRWLDNREDSPWYPGVMRLFRQTAMGDWDGVVRRVSGALARFAAGAA
- a CDS encoding DUF4410 domain-containing protein, which translates into the protein MKKIALVLQVFCLVTVASLAHADQPLAKPGVLNEEAVMTSQRLSGYDTIVIRDFSTAGTVYDRIDDEEKPKVDAMKPLIVKSLTLSIEAEMAKRKLFKRVLVNSEPQGSAVILEGAFTEFNGGSRALRFWVGFGAGKTYLKVKGRLLDAASGKELATFEDQETGYRGVASMESFEDLFPHQAQSLGQNIGEFLEKLY